A region from the Arthrobacter gengyunqii genome encodes:
- a CDS encoding transporter: MVAHLLRLKLTLLRNSLRRSPWQIVGIVFGALYGISILVLLLGGLFFLSTTDPELARTATVLAGAAAVLGWALIPILAAGVDLTLDPARFVTFAVPLPQLLAGLALGGLIGIPGVVTLLAALASAAVWWRSPAAVAAGLLSALIAVFTCVIAARVTVAASTSLASSRRFKDVSGLVAIIPLMLLGPIIGGITSGVSGAGDYLPSLARTLSWTPLGAAWAVPGDVALGQWGTAAAKLVIAVVFLVLLVWAWKVLLSRALVTPPHNAGARRKGGKLGFFAMFPATPTGAVAARALTYWIRDPRYGASLLIIPLLVVVLLFVNNTGGTPVVPLLIGPLVALLLAFGLSADVAYDNTAFALHISTGVSGAADRAGRVIACAVFGVPTVLLATVLPCVLLGETGLLPVLLGVSLALLLSGLGLSSVVSARYTYNVPLPGENAFKTPPGSGGRTALVQGLGMLAQLVIVLPVLALAVAAVVTGSALLSWLTLAAGVLLGAGLLLAGIRIGGRWMDRRAPELLVAVTVNK; this comes from the coding sequence GTGGTTGCGCACCTCCTAAGGCTCAAGCTGACCCTGCTGCGCAACTCCCTGCGGCGCAGTCCCTGGCAGATCGTGGGGATTGTTTTTGGCGCGCTGTACGGCATTTCGATCCTGGTGCTGCTGTTGGGCGGGCTGTTTTTCCTAAGCACGACCGACCCGGAACTGGCCCGCACCGCCACTGTTCTTGCCGGTGCCGCAGCCGTGCTGGGGTGGGCACTGATACCGATCCTCGCCGCCGGTGTGGACCTGACCCTGGACCCGGCACGCTTCGTCACGTTTGCCGTACCCCTGCCCCAGCTGCTGGCCGGGCTGGCGCTGGGCGGCCTCATCGGAATCCCGGGCGTGGTCACCCTGCTGGCGGCACTTGCTTCAGCCGCGGTCTGGTGGCGTTCCCCCGCAGCAGTGGCTGCCGGTCTCCTGTCCGCCCTCATTGCCGTCTTCACCTGCGTTATCGCTGCCCGGGTCACCGTGGCAGCGAGTACCTCATTGGCTTCCTCCCGCCGGTTCAAGGATGTATCCGGTCTGGTGGCCATCATTCCCCTGATGCTGCTGGGACCGATTATCGGCGGGATCACCTCGGGTGTCAGCGGCGCAGGGGATTACCTGCCCTCCCTGGCGCGCACGCTGTCCTGGACCCCGCTGGGAGCAGCCTGGGCTGTTCCGGGCGATGTTGCCCTGGGCCAGTGGGGGACCGCGGCCGCCAAGCTGGTCATCGCCGTCGTCTTCCTGGTGCTGCTGGTCTGGGCCTGGAAAGTCCTCCTGTCGCGGGCGCTGGTTACGCCCCCGCACAACGCCGGAGCGCGCCGCAAGGGCGGCAAGCTGGGCTTCTTCGCAATGTTCCCGGCAACCCCCACCGGCGCGGTGGCGGCGCGGGCGCTGACCTACTGGATCCGGGATCCGCGCTACGGCGCTTCCCTGCTCATCATCCCGCTGCTGGTGGTGGTGCTCCTGTTCGTGAACAACACGGGCGGCACCCCGGTGGTCCCGCTGCTCATTGGCCCGCTGGTGGCTCTCCTTCTGGCCTTTGGACTCTCGGCCGACGTGGCCTATGACAACACTGCCTTTGCCCTGCACATCAGCACCGGTGTCAGCGGTGCCGCTGACCGTGCCGGCCGCGTCATTGCCTGCGCCGTTTTCGGCGTGCCGACGGTGCTGCTCGCCACCGTGCTGCCGTGCGTGCTGCTGGGCGAGACCGGCCTGCTGCCGGTGCTGCTGGGCGTGTCGCTGGCGTTGCTGCTCAGCGGCCTGGGCCTGTCCAGTGTGGTGTCGGCCCGTTACACCTACAACGTGCCGCTGCCGGGGGAGAACGCATTCAAGACACCGCCCGGCTCCGGCGGGCGCACCGCCCTTGTCCAGGGCCTGGGCATGCTGGCTCAGCTCGTGATTGTGCTGCCGGTGCTGGCGCTGGCCGTGGCCGCCGTCGTGACAGGCAGCGCGCTGTTGAGCTGGCTGACACTGGCGGCCGGCGTGCTGCTGGGAGCCGGACTGCTGCTGGCCGGCATCCGGATTGGCGGTCGCTGGATGGACCGCCGCGCACCCGAGCTGTTGGTTGCCGTTACGGTGAACAAATGA
- a CDS encoding ABC transporter ATP-binding protein codes for MTDSMPLETPTAPALAIRGLAKRFGEKNAVNGISLDVPAGSFYGLVGPNGAGKTTLLSMATGLLRPEHGQVWVHGTDVWAEPLKAKRLMGVLPDGVRLFDRLTGEQLVTYAGLLRGMDRGTVAERVHDLLEAMDLSNDAGTLVVDYSAGMTKKIALASALIHAPRLLVLDEPFEAVDPVSAANIRDILAGYVATGGTVIVSSHVMDLVQRMCDHVAVVSGGNLLAAGTVDEVRGGDSLEDRFVKLVGGRTHSEGLPWLRTS; via the coding sequence ATGACCGACTCCATGCCGCTGGAAACCCCGACTGCCCCTGCCCTGGCGATCCGGGGACTGGCGAAGCGTTTTGGCGAAAAGAACGCCGTCAACGGGATCAGCCTGGACGTCCCGGCGGGCTCCTTCTACGGACTGGTAGGCCCCAACGGCGCGGGCAAGACCACCCTGCTGTCCATGGCGACCGGGCTGCTGCGGCCCGAGCACGGGCAGGTCTGGGTGCACGGCACCGATGTCTGGGCGGAACCGTTGAAGGCCAAGCGCCTGATGGGCGTGCTTCCGGACGGGGTTCGGCTTTTTGACCGGCTCACCGGCGAACAGCTGGTGACGTACGCCGGCCTGCTGCGCGGCATGGACCGCGGGACCGTGGCCGAGCGCGTGCACGACCTGCTCGAGGCAATGGACCTGTCCAACGATGCGGGCACCCTTGTTGTCGACTACTCCGCGGGGATGACCAAGAAGATCGCCCTCGCCTCGGCACTGATCCATGCGCCGCGGCTGCTGGTGCTGGATGAGCCGTTCGAAGCGGTGGACCCGGTGTCCGCTGCCAACATCCGTGACATCCTCGCAGGCTACGTTGCCACCGGAGGCACGGTCATCGTCTCCAGCCACGTGATGGATCTGGTCCAGCGCATGTGCGACCACGTGGCAGTGGTGTCCGGCGGCAACCTCCTGGCGGCTGGAACAGTGGACGAAGTCCGCGGCGGCGATTCTTTGGAGGACCGCTTCGTAAAGCTCGTCGGCGGACGAACCCACTCGGAAGGCCTTCCGTGGTTGCGCACCTCCTAA
- a CDS encoding NADH:flavin oxidoreductase/NADH oxidase, with translation MTDTAAHQFPGLFDPLTLRGLELAHRGWVAAMCQYSCDEVNAPGVPNDWHLMHLGSFAAGGAALIITEATAVNPEGRISPQDTGIYTGEQAEAWRRIIDFVHRYGAADTKIGVQLAHAGRKASTYAPFADGRGSVPEADGGWLTVGPTAEPFGRYAAPEALDETGIRKVIADFARAAERSVDAGFDTIEIHAAHGYLLHQFLTPLVNTRTDGWGGSEEGRNRLTLEVIDAVRAVIPESMPLLLRVSATDWTPGGVDEHTSARLAEQARDRGVDFVDVSTGGAVPAASIPVAPGYQTGFAEHVRKHAGVPTGAVGLIRTADEAEETLRTGRADAVLIARAALSDPHWWLHAADALDAKLPWAPQYERARPA, from the coding sequence ATGACCGATACCGCAGCTCACCAGTTCCCCGGCCTGTTCGATCCGCTGACCCTGCGGGGCCTTGAACTGGCCCACCGCGGCTGGGTTGCCGCCATGTGCCAGTACTCCTGCGACGAGGTCAACGCGCCGGGAGTGCCGAATGATTGGCATCTGATGCATCTGGGCTCCTTCGCCGCCGGCGGAGCGGCGCTGATCATCACCGAAGCCACTGCGGTCAATCCCGAAGGACGGATCAGCCCCCAGGACACCGGCATCTACACCGGGGAGCAGGCGGAAGCCTGGCGGCGGATCATCGACTTTGTGCACCGGTACGGCGCCGCGGACACCAAGATCGGCGTGCAGCTCGCCCATGCGGGGCGCAAAGCCTCGACCTACGCACCGTTTGCCGACGGCCGCGGCAGTGTTCCCGAGGCCGACGGCGGCTGGCTCACCGTCGGCCCCACCGCCGAGCCATTTGGTCGCTATGCCGCCCCTGAGGCCTTGGACGAGACCGGCATCCGCAAGGTCATTGCGGACTTCGCCCGCGCAGCTGAACGGTCTGTGGACGCAGGCTTCGACACCATCGAAATCCATGCCGCCCACGGTTATCTGCTGCACCAGTTCCTGACACCGCTGGTCAACACCCGCACCGATGGCTGGGGCGGGTCCGAGGAGGGACGCAACCGCCTCACGCTGGAGGTTATTGACGCCGTCCGCGCGGTCATTCCCGAATCCATGCCGCTGCTGCTGCGTGTTTCCGCGACGGACTGGACCCCCGGCGGCGTGGACGAGCACACCTCGGCGCGCCTGGCGGAGCAGGCCCGTGACCGCGGCGTCGACTTCGTGGATGTTTCCACCGGCGGCGCAGTTCCAGCAGCGTCCATCCCGGTGGCACCGGGATATCAGACCGGGTTCGCGGAACATGTGCGGAAGCATGCCGGCGTGCCCACGGGCGCCGTCGGACTGATCCGTACCGCGGATGAAGCCGAGGAAACCCTGCGCACGGGCCGTGCCGATGCCGTGCTCATCGCGCGTGCAGCGCTCAGCGATCCGCACTGGTGGCTGCATGCTGCCGACGCGCTGGATGCCAAGCTGCCGTGGGCGCCGCAGTATGAACGGGCCCGCCCGGCGTAG
- a CDS encoding tetratricopeptide repeat protein, with amino-acid sequence MSTPNHRPAPAPSSMNLRGAVDLSALKAKATAPPAAAGPSDGAGAASDGASPYIVEVSEQSFPQVVQLSAQVPVIIDLYSARSPESQQVSAVLRSIVAEQDGKLLLAQVDVDQHPQIAQAFQAVAVPTVAAVLKGQPVPLFDRAVPEEQIRALVAELLQVAAANGVTGSLNEGGSADAAEDAPLPPLHQEAYDAIVEGDYDGAAAAYRKALAEQPADAEAKAGLAQVELMARLKGVDAEKLRTDAADNPNDVDAQLAVADLDVSGGHVEDAFTRVVRLIARVFGEDRERARLRLLDLFEVVGTTDPRVTKARSALARALF; translated from the coding sequence ATGAGCACTCCGAACCACCGTCCCGCACCGGCCCCTTCCTCGATGAATCTGCGGGGAGCCGTTGACCTGTCCGCCCTGAAGGCCAAGGCCACAGCGCCTCCCGCAGCCGCCGGCCCTTCGGACGGGGCGGGTGCGGCTTCGGACGGCGCCAGCCCGTACATCGTGGAGGTGTCCGAGCAGTCTTTTCCCCAGGTGGTTCAGCTCTCGGCCCAGGTGCCGGTGATCATCGACCTCTACTCGGCCCGCAGCCCGGAGTCGCAGCAGGTCAGCGCCGTGCTGCGGAGCATCGTGGCTGAGCAGGACGGAAAGCTGCTGCTGGCGCAGGTGGACGTGGATCAGCATCCCCAGATTGCCCAGGCATTCCAGGCCGTGGCCGTGCCCACCGTGGCTGCGGTCCTCAAGGGCCAGCCGGTGCCGCTCTTTGACCGTGCAGTGCCCGAGGAGCAGATCCGTGCCCTGGTTGCTGAGCTGCTGCAGGTCGCCGCGGCGAACGGCGTCACCGGTTCCCTGAACGAGGGCGGAAGCGCTGACGCGGCCGAGGACGCACCCCTGCCGCCGCTGCACCAGGAAGCCTACGACGCGATTGTTGAAGGAGACTACGACGGCGCTGCCGCCGCCTACCGCAAGGCACTGGCCGAGCAGCCCGCCGACGCCGAGGCCAAGGCCGGCCTCGCCCAGGTGGAGCTGATGGCCCGGCTCAAGGGAGTTGATGCGGAGAAGCTTCGCACTGATGCCGCCGACAACCCCAACGACGTCGACGCCCAGCTGGCGGTCGCCGACCTGGATGTTTCCGGCGGTCACGTTGAAGATGCCTTCACCCGCGTGGTGCGGCTGATAGCCCGGGTCTTCGGTGAAGATCGCGAGCGGGCCAGGCTGCGGCTGCTGGACCTGTTCGAAGTGGTGGGCACCACCGACCCGCGGGTAACCAAGGCGCGCTCCGCCCTGGCCCGGGCACTCTTCTAG
- a CDS encoding AI-2E family transporter → MAENQDPSADASSPDPVPAGEPAPASSKRRGFLSGASERIRQAAPHGIPGARPRRRFEFPPETASEGASPAGTDVPPVLPASTGSGGDDSTARISGHPIHFGFMFSVGVGIALLCYFILTNVGELLVWIGAALFIALGLDPIVRWLVARRIPRPAGIAITVLGLAGIVMGFFATLIPTIVRQTTEIINNAPGYVDTFLESDFFVNVEEQFHVRERIEEEVNKFFSNADALGGIFGGVLSVGTVIANGLFGALIILVLTLYFLASLPSMKMWAYHLAPKSRRRRVEDLSEEITGSVGNYVIGQGVVALLDATYAFIVMTITGVPFSVLLAFVVALLAFIPLVGPPIALVLVSLVALTVSWQTAVVFALFYVAYLQFEAYFVSPRIMQRAVAVPGAVAVIAVIAGGTLLGVLGALIAIPTAAAVMLLLKEVFISRQDQR, encoded by the coding sequence ATGGCCGAGAACCAGGACCCATCGGCTGACGCATCCAGTCCGGATCCCGTGCCCGCGGGAGAGCCGGCGCCTGCCTCAAGCAAGCGCCGGGGTTTCCTGTCCGGCGCTTCGGAACGGATCCGGCAGGCGGCCCCCCACGGTATTCCCGGCGCCCGGCCGCGGCGGCGCTTCGAGTTCCCTCCGGAAACTGCATCCGAAGGCGCCTCCCCCGCCGGCACTGATGTGCCTCCGGTTTTACCTGCCTCCACGGGCAGCGGCGGAGACGATTCCACCGCCCGTATAAGCGGGCATCCCATCCACTTCGGCTTCATGTTTTCCGTGGGCGTGGGCATTGCCCTGCTCTGCTACTTCATCCTGACCAACGTCGGTGAACTCCTGGTGTGGATCGGAGCGGCCCTCTTCATTGCCCTGGGACTGGACCCGATTGTGCGCTGGCTGGTTGCCAGGCGCATACCCCGGCCGGCCGGGATTGCCATCACCGTCCTGGGGCTGGCCGGAATCGTCATGGGCTTCTTCGCGACGCTGATTCCCACGATCGTGCGGCAGACCACTGAGATCATCAACAACGCCCCGGGCTACGTGGACACCTTTCTTGAATCCGATTTCTTCGTGAACGTTGAAGAACAGTTCCACGTGCGGGAAAGGATCGAAGAGGAGGTTAATAAATTCTTCAGCAACGCCGATGCCCTTGGCGGAATCTTCGGCGGGGTGCTCTCGGTGGGCACTGTTATTGCCAACGGGCTTTTCGGTGCGCTGATCATCCTGGTGCTGACCCTGTACTTCCTCGCCTCCCTGCCCTCGATGAAAATGTGGGCCTACCATCTGGCCCCCAAGAGCCGGCGGCGCCGGGTCGAGGACCTCTCCGAGGAAATCACCGGCAGCGTTGGCAACTATGTGATCGGCCAGGGCGTGGTGGCCCTGTTGGACGCTACGTACGCCTTCATTGTGATGACCATTACCGGGGTGCCGTTCTCGGTCCTGCTTGCATTTGTCGTTGCGCTGCTGGCCTTCATCCCGCTGGTGGGACCGCCCATCGCACTGGTGCTGGTATCCCTCGTGGCGCTCACGGTCAGCTGGCAGACCGCCGTGGTTTTCGCCCTGTTCTACGTGGCCTATCTGCAGTTCGAGGCGTACTTCGTGTCCCCGCGCATCATGCAGCGCGCCGTCGCAGTGCCGGGGGCTGTAGCCGTCATCGCCGTGATCGCCGGCGGAACCCTGTTGGGCGTGTTGGGAGCCCTGATTGCCATTCCCACCGCCGCTGCCGTGATGCTGCTGCTCAAGGAAGTCTTTATTTCCCGCCAGGACCAGCGCTAG
- the nucS gene encoding endonuclease NucS translates to MRLVIARCSVDYIGRLRAHLPLAVRLLMVKADGSVLIHSDGGSYKPLNWMSPPATLRITAPADDDAEAGVIETWNVQSAKTDDKLVISIYERFSETSHDLGVDPGLIKDGVEADLQRLLAEQITKLGEGFTLIRREYMTAIGPVDILARDASGTTVAVELKRRGDIDGVEQLTRYLELLNRDPLLAPVKGVFAAQQIKPQARVLANDRGIECLTLDYDAMRGVDDSDSRLF, encoded by the coding sequence GTGCGTTTAGTAATTGCCCGCTGCTCTGTTGACTACATCGGCCGCCTCCGTGCCCATCTTCCGCTAGCCGTCCGTCTGCTGATGGTCAAAGCCGACGGCTCCGTCCTGATCCACTCCGACGGCGGCTCCTACAAACCCCTGAACTGGATGAGCCCTCCGGCCACCCTGCGCATCACCGCTCCCGCGGACGACGACGCCGAAGCAGGCGTCATTGAAACGTGGAACGTGCAAAGCGCCAAGACTGACGACAAACTCGTCATCAGCATCTATGAACGCTTTTCCGAGACGTCCCATGATCTCGGCGTCGATCCCGGCCTGATCAAGGACGGCGTCGAGGCTGACCTGCAGCGCCTGCTGGCCGAGCAGATCACCAAGCTGGGTGAGGGGTTTACGCTCATCCGCCGCGAGTACATGACGGCGATCGGACCGGTGGATATTCTGGCCCGGGATGCCTCCGGCACCACCGTTGCCGTTGAGCTCAAGCGCCGCGGCGACATTGACGGCGTGGAACAGCTCACCCGCTACCTCGAACTGCTCAACCGCGATCCGCTCCTGGCACCGGTTAAGGGCGTTTTTGCCGCACAGCAGATCAAGCCCCAGGCCCGGGTGCTGGCGAATGACCGCGGCATCGAATGCCTGACCCTGGACTACGACGCAATGCGCGGGGTGGACGATTCGGACTCCCGCCTGTTCTAG